In one window of Streptomyces griseus subsp. griseus DNA:
- a CDS encoding M56 family metallopeptidase — MLVSLALLLLGALTALVTPRLMARARWPEREPVVALWVWQCVVAGVLMSFALSMVLSAAAAWQAVRGHVFAPAPHAVVEAYALAAYGPWSAVIAVLLALGGLWSGAMLLREVGRARRRRRQRRAELLVRSPLMPGEEPGPDRLVVLEGERPDAWWLPGAAPQLVITTAALGRLKGRQLDAVLAHEQGHARARHDWLLHCSSALAIGFPQIPVFAAFRDEMHRLVELAADDVASRRFGRLTTALALVGLNEDRGVFGPCPTPDAQVPLRVNRLLAPVDRLTAGRRLRLTAAAALVPVVPLVVAFVPGLRALG, encoded by the coding sequence ATGCTGGTCTCCCTCGCGCTGCTGCTGCTCGGTGCACTGACCGCTCTGGTGACCCCGCGCCTGATGGCCCGGGCCCGGTGGCCGGAGCGGGAACCGGTGGTGGCTCTGTGGGTGTGGCAGTGCGTGGTGGCCGGGGTGCTCATGTCGTTCGCGCTCTCCATGGTCCTCAGTGCGGCCGCCGCCTGGCAGGCGGTACGCGGCCATGTATTCGCCCCCGCACCGCATGCCGTGGTCGAGGCGTACGCCCTGGCCGCGTACGGCCCCTGGTCGGCGGTGATCGCGGTGCTGCTGGCGCTGGGGGGCCTGTGGAGCGGCGCGATGCTCCTGCGGGAGGTCGGGCGGGCGCGGCGCCGCCGCAGGCAGCGCCGGGCGGAGCTGCTGGTCCGCTCCCCCCTGATGCCGGGCGAGGAGCCCGGTCCCGACCGGCTCGTGGTGCTGGAGGGCGAGCGCCCGGACGCCTGGTGGCTGCCCGGTGCGGCGCCCCAACTGGTCATCACCACCGCCGCTCTCGGGCGGTTGAAGGGCCGTCAGCTGGATGCCGTGCTCGCCCACGAGCAGGGCCACGCACGGGCCCGCCACGACTGGCTGCTGCACTGCTCGTCGGCGCTGGCCATCGGCTTTCCGCAGATCCCGGTGTTCGCCGCGTTCCGCGACGAGATGCACCGGCTGGTGGAGCTGGCCGCCGATGACGTGGCCTCCCGCCGCTTCGGCCGGCTGACGACCGCGCTCGCCCTGGTCGGCCTCAACGAGGACCGTGGGGTCTTCGGCCCCTGCCCCACCCCGGACGCCCAAGTGCCGCTGCGCGTCAACCGGTTGCTGGCCCCGGTCGACCGGCTGACGGCGGGCCGCCGACTGCGCCTGACGGCTGCGGCCGCGCTGGTCCCGGTCGTCCCGCTCGTGGTGGCCTTCGTCCCGGGGCTGCGCGCGCTGGGCTGA
- a CDS encoding phosphatase PAP2 family protein encodes MYSPHTIRPTASPRPVAALAAGTAGTALFVVLLALVAAQWQPLISLDRAVAESLHRHAVGDPGLVRVNRVLTDWFWDPWTMRALVAAAVIALWWHGARLLALWVAAASLLGSLLQQGLKAAVNRERPRWPDPVDTAHFAAFPSGHVMTAAVSCGLLLWLLRLYGAGLALWAGAVAVAVVSVIGVAVTRVYLGVHWLTDVVGGVLLGVAVVAFTVAGYARSAARRAREPGV; translated from the coding sequence ATGTACTCCCCCCACACCATCCGGCCGACCGCCTCCCCACGCCCGGTGGCCGCCCTGGCAGCGGGAACCGCGGGCACCGCCCTGTTCGTGGTGCTGCTCGCCCTGGTCGCGGCGCAGTGGCAGCCCCTGATCTCCCTGGACCGTGCGGTCGCCGAGAGCCTGCACCGGCACGCGGTGGGCGACCCGGGGCTGGTCCGGGTCAACCGGGTGCTGACGGACTGGTTCTGGGACCCATGGACGATGCGGGCCCTGGTCGCGGCGGCCGTGATCGCCCTGTGGTGGCACGGCGCGCGGCTGCTCGCCCTCTGGGTGGCCGCGGCCAGTCTGCTCGGCTCTCTCCTCCAGCAGGGGCTGAAGGCCGCCGTGAACCGCGAGCGCCCCCGCTGGCCCGACCCGGTGGACACAGCACACTTCGCGGCCTTCCCCTCCGGGCACGTCATGACGGCCGCGGTGAGCTGCGGGCTGCTCCTGTGGCTGCTGCGGCTGTACGGGGCGGGCCTGGCGCTCTGGGCCGGTGCGGTGGCCGTGGCGGTGGTCTCGGTGATCGGGGTGGCGGTGACCCGGGTCTACCTGGGGGTGCACTGGCTGACCGATGTGGTGGGCGGGGTGCTGCTGGGGGTGGCGGTGGTGGCGTTCACCGTCGCCGGATACGCCCGGAGCGCGGCCCGGCGGGCTCGGGAGCCCGGAGTGTGA
- a CDS encoding LVIVD repeat-containing protein → MISLHTTRVRRRRLGVAAAAAGLFAALLTAAPAAATPDPGDAPLQRGSVTTSQQAEARAAIRGGDIPGVDEIVHSSNIKHLTNAPKGALKGTNTDLAFQGKYAYVGNYDGFVIYDISNPKKPKTVTEVLCPGSQNDISVSGNLLFLSTDSSRSDDSCSSTTQPATEKSSWEGMKIFDISNKRHPRYIAAVETACGSHTHTLVPDGKKNIYIYVSSYSPSEAFPDCQPPHDGISIVKVPLKAPHKAKLVNFTNLFPDGGNPGAPENPGVSKTTGCHDITVLPSKDLAAGACMGDGLLFSIKNPERPKIIDRVQDNVNFAFWHSATFNQGASKVVFTDELGGGGAATCNEQIGPKRGADGIYDIVGKGDQRKLVFRSYFKIDRHQADVEVCVAHNGSIIPVKGRDLMVQAWYQGGISVWDFTDSAKPKEIAFFERGPVTLDQVTTAGPWSAYYYNGHIYSSDIAKGFDVLKLTDRRTDPAERVKMDQLNVQTQPDYFAR, encoded by the coding sequence GTGATCTCGTTGCACACCACCCGCGTGCGGCGCAGACGTCTGGGCGTGGCAGCAGCCGCGGCCGGGCTCTTCGCCGCGCTGCTGACCGCCGCACCCGCAGCGGCGACGCCCGATCCGGGCGACGCCCCGCTCCAGCGCGGCTCCGTGACCACCAGTCAGCAGGCGGAGGCCCGCGCGGCGATCCGCGGCGGCGACATACCCGGCGTGGACGAGATCGTCCACAGCTCCAACATCAAGCACCTGACGAACGCCCCGAAGGGCGCCCTGAAGGGCACCAACACGGACCTCGCCTTCCAGGGCAAGTACGCCTACGTCGGCAACTACGACGGCTTCGTCATCTACGACATCAGCAATCCGAAGAAGCCGAAGACGGTCACCGAGGTCCTCTGCCCCGGCTCGCAGAACGACATCTCGGTCTCCGGGAACCTGCTGTTCCTGTCGACCGACTCCTCACGCAGCGACGACTCCTGCTCCAGCACCACCCAGCCCGCCACGGAGAAGTCCTCCTGGGAGGGCATGAAGATCTTCGACATCAGCAACAAGCGCCACCCCCGGTACATCGCGGCTGTCGAGACCGCCTGCGGCTCGCACACCCACACCCTCGTGCCGGACGGCAAGAAGAACATCTACATCTACGTCTCCTCGTACTCGCCGAGCGAGGCGTTCCCCGACTGCCAGCCGCCGCACGACGGGATCTCCATCGTCAAGGTGCCGCTGAAGGCGCCTCACAAGGCCAAGCTCGTGAACTTCACGAACCTGTTCCCGGACGGCGGCAATCCGGGTGCGCCCGAGAACCCGGGCGTCTCCAAGACGACGGGCTGCCACGACATCACGGTCCTGCCCTCCAAGGACCTGGCCGCCGGTGCCTGCATGGGTGACGGCCTGCTGTTCTCCATCAAGAACCCGGAGCGCCCGAAGATCATCGACCGGGTCCAGGACAACGTGAACTTCGCGTTCTGGCACTCGGCCACCTTCAACCAGGGCGCGAGCAAGGTCGTCTTCACCGACGAGCTCGGCGGCGGTGGCGCGGCCACCTGCAACGAGCAGATCGGCCCCAAGCGGGGTGCCGACGGCATCTACGACATCGTGGGCAAGGGCGACCAGCGCAAGCTGGTCTTCCGCAGCTACTTCAAGATCGACCGCCACCAGGCCGACGTCGAGGTCTGCGTCGCCCACAACGGATCGATCATCCCGGTGAAGGGCCGCGACCTGATGGTCCAGGCCTGGTACCAGGGCGGCATCTCGGTCTGGGACTTCACCGACTCGGCCAAGCCGAAGGAGATCGCCTTCTTCGAGCGCGGCCCGGTCACCCTCGACCAGGTCACCACCGCCGGCCCCTGGTCGGCCTACTACTACAACGGGCACATCTACTCCAGCGACATCGCCAAGGGCTTCGACGTGCTGAAGCTGACCGACCGGCGCACCGACCCGGCGGAGCGGGTCAAGATGGACCAGCTCAACGTGCAGACGCAGCCGGACTACTTCGCCCGCTGA
- a CDS encoding DUF305 domain-containing protein, translating to MAQEVAVLNHRPPTRPRATALAAAAVAAVLALGGCDGDGGDTKPAAGKDAGPGVVAPGRPGEPARTLTAEEAAKEASRDTANSADFRYAQMMIEHHAQALVMTGLVPDRASSTPVKRLAERISAAQGPEIGAMEGWLKRNGGEDRKQPHDHGGMPGMATEAQLKELRAAKGKAFDQLFLELMITHHQGAITMATEALSEGNDVFVEEMASDVVAQQTVEINRMRAMMT from the coding sequence GTGGCACAGGAGGTCGCCGTGCTGAACCACCGTCCGCCCACGCGTCCGCGCGCAACCGCCCTGGCGGCAGCGGCGGTAGCCGCCGTACTCGCCCTCGGCGGCTGCGACGGAGACGGCGGCGATACGAAACCGGCCGCGGGCAAGGACGCGGGTCCGGGCGTGGTGGCCCCCGGCAGACCGGGCGAGCCCGCCCGGACGCTCACCGCCGAGGAGGCGGCGAAGGAGGCGAGCAGGGACACCGCGAACTCCGCCGACTTCCGTTACGCGCAGATGATGATCGAGCACCACGCGCAGGCGCTCGTGATGACCGGACTCGTACCGGACCGGGCCTCGTCCACGCCGGTGAAGAGGCTCGCCGAGCGCATATCGGCAGCCCAGGGGCCGGAGATCGGCGCGATGGAAGGTTGGCTGAAAAGGAACGGTGGCGAGGACCGCAAACAACCCCACGACCATGGCGGGATGCCCGGTATGGCGACCGAGGCCCAGCTCAAGGAGTTGCGCGCGGCGAAGGGCAAGGCCTTCGACCAGCTCTTCCTGGAGCTGATGATCACCCACCACCAGGGGGCGATCACCATGGCCACGGAGGCGCTCTCCGAGGGGAACGACGTGTTCGTCGAAGAGATGGCGAGCGATGTCGTCGCCCAGCAGACGGTGGAGATCAACCGGATGCGCGCGATGATGACGTGA
- a CDS encoding class I SAM-dependent methyltransferase codes for MFTKQGPTLRELAVQALSSTERGYDLLAPKFDHTPYRTPDHVLDSVTRALERLGPFGTGLDVCCGTGAGVGVLRQVCRERVAGVDFSAGMLAEARAALPPMEGGPAVDWVRADALALPFAPAFDLALSIGAFGHFLPADRFGLFAEVYGSLRPGGRFVFPIGAPPAVGSRAYWSFLGFDAVMRVRNALWRPKFIMYYRTFRLSDVLDDLTDAGFSVRLMALADLGQRPDGSPRARLVVATRE; via the coding sequence ATGTTCACCAAACAGGGCCCCACCCTCCGCGAACTGGCCGTCCAGGCGCTCTCGTCGACCGAGCGCGGATACGACCTCCTCGCCCCGAAGTTCGACCACACGCCCTACCGGACCCCGGACCACGTCCTCGACAGCGTCACCCGCGCCCTGGAGCGGCTCGGCCCCTTCGGCACCGGCCTCGACGTCTGCTGCGGGACCGGCGCCGGTGTGGGCGTCCTGCGGCAGGTGTGCCGGGAGCGGGTGGCCGGGGTCGACTTCAGCGCGGGCATGCTCGCCGAGGCCCGTGCGGCGCTGCCGCCGATGGAGGGCGGACCGGCGGTCGACTGGGTACGGGCGGACGCCCTGGCACTCCCTTTCGCCCCCGCCTTCGATCTGGCCCTGAGCATCGGCGCGTTCGGCCATTTCCTGCCCGCGGACCGCTTCGGGCTCTTCGCCGAGGTGTACGGGTCGCTCCGGCCGGGCGGCCGGTTCGTCTTCCCGATCGGCGCCCCGCCGGCCGTGGGGTCGCGCGCCTACTGGTCGTTCCTCGGTTTCGATGCGGTGATGCGGGTGCGCAACGCCCTGTGGCGCCCGAAGTTCATCATGTACTACCGCACGTTCCGGCTCTCCGACGTCCTGGACGACCTCACCGACGCGGGGTTCAGTGTGCGGCTGATGGCCCTGGCCGACCTGGGGCAGCGCCCCGACGGCTCCCCGCGCGCCCGCCTGGTGGTGGCCACCCGGGAGTGA
- a CDS encoding cupin domain-containing protein translates to MVTFEGLPGAVAVSHLTVYDWPAADGLRGGTPHLHLTCSEGYVVVGGTGAVQTLTATGFRQTPLEPGALVWFTPGTIHRLVNEDGLRVVVLMQNSGLPEAGDAVLTLPPALLADPDVYGAAASLPPDGTEAEREHAARARRDLAVEGFLALCEAAEAGDPEPLSAFHQAAAALVRPRVEEWRTRWEQGAGLAAVTTAAQLDALGRGECDHLAEARVREQRPVERGRFGMCGRLDVYRV, encoded by the coding sequence GTGGTGACCTTCGAAGGACTGCCCGGCGCCGTCGCCGTCTCGCACCTGACCGTCTACGACTGGCCCGCCGCCGACGGCCTGCGCGGCGGCACCCCGCACCTGCACCTCACCTGTTCCGAGGGGTACGTCGTCGTCGGCGGCACCGGCGCCGTGCAGACTCTCACCGCGACCGGGTTCCGGCAGACGCCTCTGGAGCCCGGGGCGCTCGTCTGGTTCACGCCGGGCACCATCCACCGGCTGGTGAACGAGGACGGGCTGCGTGTCGTGGTCCTCATGCAGAACAGCGGGCTGCCCGAGGCCGGTGACGCCGTCCTCACGCTGCCGCCCGCCCTCCTCGCCGATCCGGACGTCTACGGCGCGGCCGCCTCGCTGCCCCCGGACGGCACGGAGGCCGAGCGGGAGCACGCCGCCCGCGCCCGGCGGGACCTCGCCGTGGAGGGGTTCCTCGCCCTGTGCGAGGCGGCGGAGGCGGGCGATCCGGAGCCCTTGTCCGCGTTCCACCAGGCCGCCGCCGCGCTCGTCCGGCCCCGTGTCGAGGAGTGGCGCACCCGCTGGGAGCAGGGCGCCGGTCTGGCCGCCGTCACGACCGCTGCCCAGCTGGACGCGCTGGGGCGGGGCGAGTGTGACCATCTGGCGGAAGCCCGCGTGCGGGAGCAACGGCCGGTGGAGCGGGGGCGGTTCGGGATGTGCGGCCGACTGGACGTCTACCGGGTCTGA
- a CDS encoding WD40/YVTN/BNR-like repeat-containing protein has protein sequence MTDVLLTVGTRKGLFIGRRREGTWQIEGPHFNAQAISSVAVDTRGATPRLLAGGDSAHWGPSVFHSDDLGESWVEPQRPAVKFPEFTGASLERVWQLQPAGPEAPDVVYAGTEPAALFRSEDRGESFELVRPLWEHPTRSKWVPGGGGEGLHTILTDPRDARAVLVAVSTAGVFRTADGGESWAPANKGVSAVFLPDPDPEFGQCVHKVARDAADPDRLYLQNHWGVFRSDDGGDSWSDIGADLPSDFGFAAVAHPHRGDTAYVFPINADADRVPAEHRCRVFRTRDAGRSWEPLTVGLPGGKHYGTVLRDALCTDDADPAGIYFGNRNGELYASADDGDSWQQLASHLPDVLCVRAVALDRVAEARRPPADGS, from the coding sequence ATGACCGACGTACTCCTCACCGTGGGCACCCGCAAGGGCCTCTTCATCGGCCGCAGACGCGAGGGCACCTGGCAGATCGAGGGGCCGCACTTCAACGCGCAGGCGATCTCCTCGGTCGCCGTCGACACCCGTGGGGCCACGCCCCGGCTGCTGGCGGGCGGGGACAGCGCGCACTGGGGGCCGTCCGTCTTCCACTCCGACGATCTGGGTGAGAGCTGGGTGGAGCCGCAGCGTCCGGCGGTGAAGTTCCCCGAGTTCACCGGGGCGTCACTGGAGCGGGTCTGGCAGTTGCAGCCGGCCGGCCCCGAGGCACCGGACGTGGTCTACGCGGGCACCGAGCCGGCCGCGCTGTTCCGCTCCGAGGACCGGGGCGAGTCCTTCGAGCTGGTCCGCCCGCTCTGGGAGCATCCGACCCGGTCGAAGTGGGTGCCGGGCGGCGGCGGGGAGGGGCTGCACACCATCCTCACCGACCCCCGGGACGCCCGTGCGGTGCTGGTCGCGGTCTCGACGGCGGGGGTGTTCCGGACGGCGGACGGCGGGGAGAGCTGGGCCCCGGCCAACAAGGGCGTCTCCGCGGTCTTCCTGCCGGACCCCGACCCGGAGTTCGGCCAGTGCGTCCACAAGGTCGCCCGGGACGCGGCCGACCCGGACCGGCTCTACCTCCAGAACCACTGGGGGGTGTTCCGCAGCGACGACGGAGGCGACAGCTGGAGCGACATCGGCGCGGATCTGCCTTCCGACTTCGGGTTCGCCGCCGTGGCACACCCGCACCGCGGCGACACGGCGTACGTCTTCCCGATCAACGCCGACGCCGACCGGGTCCCGGCGGAGCACCGCTGCCGGGTCTTCCGGACGCGGGACGCGGGGCGCAGCTGGGAGCCGCTCACGGTGGGGCTGCCGGGCGGGAAGCACTACGGCACGGTGCTGCGCGACGCGCTCTGCACGGACGACGCGGATCCCGCCGGGATCTACTTCGGCAACCGCAACGGCGAGTTGTACGCCAGCGCGGACGACGGCGACAGCTGGCAGCAGCTCGCCTCGCATCTGCCGGACGTGCTCTGCGTCAGGGCGGTGGCTCTCGACCGAGTGGCCGAGGCGAGGCGGCCCCCGGCCGACGGCAGTTGA
- a CDS encoding uracil-DNA glycosylase, translating into MAARPLKEIIEPGWADALEPVAERISAMGDFLRAEIAAGRTYLPSGANVLRAFQQPFEEVRVLVVGQDPYPTPGHAIGLSFAVAPDVRPLPGSLENIFRELHSDLGLPRPSNGDLTPWTRQGVLLLNRALTTAPRRPAAHRGKGWEEVTEQAIKALVARGTPLVSVLWGRDARNLRPQLGDFPAIESSHPSPMSADRGFFGSRPFSRVNELLERQGAQPVDWRLP; encoded by the coding sequence GTGGCAGCACGACCGTTGAAAGAAATCATTGAGCCGGGGTGGGCCGACGCCCTCGAACCCGTCGCTGAACGCATCTCCGCCATGGGTGACTTCCTCCGCGCGGAGATCGCCGCGGGACGTACGTATCTGCCCTCCGGGGCCAACGTACTGCGGGCGTTCCAGCAGCCGTTCGAGGAGGTGCGGGTCCTCGTCGTCGGCCAGGACCCCTACCCGACACCCGGGCACGCGATCGGGCTCAGCTTCGCCGTGGCCCCCGATGTCCGGCCGCTGCCCGGCAGTCTGGAGAACATCTTCCGGGAGCTGCACTCGGATCTCGGCCTGCCGCGGCCGTCCAACGGTGATCTGACGCCGTGGACCCGGCAGGGGGTTCTGCTGCTCAACAGGGCGCTGACCACCGCGCCTCGGCGGCCCGCCGCGCACCGCGGCAAGGGCTGGGAAGAGGTGACCGAGCAGGCGATCAAGGCACTGGTGGCCCGGGGCACCCCGCTGGTGTCGGTGCTGTGGGGGCGCGACGCCCGCAATCTCCGCCCGCAGCTGGGCGACTTCCCGGCGATCGAGTCCTCGCACCCCTCCCCCATGTCGGCCGACCGCGGGTTCTTCGGCTCGCGGCCGTTCAGCCGGGTCAACGAACTGCTGGAGCGCCAGGGGGCGCAGCCGGTGGACTGGCGTCTGCCGTGA
- a CDS encoding N-acetylglucosamine kinase, producing the protein MTGAASRAPGAYVLGVDSGGSGLRVALGRVDADGPLFTTVCAEPVRTGAGGIDAAHLLEQLLPVVAELLERAGLSGSGDSPGQVAALAIGAAGMATLGGRLRAELPGALAEALGVRRMALAADAVTAYAGAVGQRPGAVVAGGTGMIALGTDLTAWQRADGWGHLLGDSGGGAWIGRAGLDAAMRAHDGRRGGSPALLARLHAVFGPAEELPGLLYPRSDRPAVLASFAPEVAACAGADEVAAGILREAAAHIAEAAAAVCPAAGSEAGGDGEVALTGGLFRMGEPLLGPVREELARLVPQARVTTGTGDPLTGALRIARALAVDGLRLPHHPTMLFVPTGGERSGGGAADVRNGEREPGGAPADGPVDRPTEADTSPVGHSSDISG; encoded by the coding sequence GTGACCGGCGCCGCGTCCCGGGCCCCTGGGGCGTACGTCCTGGGGGTCGACTCCGGCGGGTCGGGGCTGCGGGTGGCGCTCGGCCGGGTGGACGCGGACGGACCGCTGTTCACGACGGTCTGTGCCGAGCCGGTGCGGACGGGGGCCGGGGGGATCGACGCGGCCCATCTGCTGGAACAGCTGCTGCCCGTGGTGGCGGAGTTGCTGGAACGGGCCGGTCTCAGCGGTTCGGGTGACTCCCCCGGACAGGTCGCCGCGCTGGCGATCGGAGCTGCCGGAATGGCCACGCTCGGCGGGCGGTTGCGGGCGGAGCTGCCCGGTGCGCTCGCGGAAGCGCTCGGTGTGCGCCGGATGGCGCTGGCCGCCGACGCGGTGACGGCGTACGCGGGGGCGGTGGGGCAGCGTCCCGGGGCGGTCGTCGCCGGCGGCACGGGCATGATCGCGCTCGGTACGGACCTCACGGCGTGGCAGCGGGCCGACGGCTGGGGTCATCTTCTGGGTGACAGCGGCGGCGGGGCGTGGATCGGCCGGGCGGGACTCGACGCGGCGATGCGCGCCCATGACGGGCGGCGCGGCGGCTCCCCCGCCCTGCTGGCCCGGCTGCATGCAGTGTTCGGTCCCGCCGAGGAGCTGCCGGGGCTGCTCTATCCGCGCTCCGACCGCCCGGCCGTGCTCGCCTCGTTCGCCCCGGAGGTGGCGGCGTGCGCCGGAGCGGACGAGGTCGCGGCGGGCATTCTGCGTGAGGCGGCGGCGCATATCGCCGAGGCGGCCGCCGCCGTCTGTCCTGCGGCCGGGTCCGAGGCCGGCGGCGATGGCGAAGTGGCCCTGACCGGTGGGCTGTTCCGGATGGGCGAGCCCCTGCTCGGACCGGTGCGCGAGGAGCTGGCGCGGCTGGTACCGCAGGCCCGTGTGACCACCGGTACGGGCGATCCGCTGACCGGCGCACTCCGGATCGCGCGCGCCCTGGCCGTGGACGGTCTGCGGCTTCCGCACCACCCGACGATGCTGTTCGTACCGACCGGAGGCGAACGCTCCGGAGGCGGGGCGGCGGACGTACGGAACGGCGAGCGGGAACCCGGCGGCGCACCGGCCGACGGGCCGGTGGACAGGCCGACAGAAGCGGATACTTCACCGGTAGGCCACTCATCGGACATAAGCGGATAG
- a CDS encoding sirohydrochlorin chelatase, whose product MSTPTGPASGLPVRMPRPRQSGRHRRPEPVVAPEGAAALVLAVPGTPSSVTRGLAEEVISIARSELPGLNARIGYLDGDDAEYPTLATALTHSATERVQRYEQAVAVGREATEPTGPAAIVVPLLAGPDSELIRRIRQAVMDSGTQVELTDVLGPHPLLAEALHVRLSEAGLARADRARLFTVATAADGIVLATVGGEEAVQAAGITGMLLAARLAVPVMAAALDVEGSVASIAQQLQGSGSAQLALAPYLVGPEVDPGLLDAAAKEAGCATAEPLGAYPAIGKLVLSLYATALGISPATPQGAQAH is encoded by the coding sequence ATGAGCACCCCCACTGGGCCCGCTTCCGGCCTGCCTGTACGAATGCCGCGACCTCGCCAGTCCGGACGGCACCGCCGCCCGGAGCCCGTGGTCGCACCTGAGGGCGCTGCCGCGCTCGTTCTCGCCGTTCCCGGTACCCCCTCCTCGGTCACGCGCGGTCTGGCCGAGGAAGTGATCAGCATCGCCCGTTCCGAGCTGCCCGGCCTCAACGCCCGGATCGGCTATCTCGACGGTGACGACGCCGAGTACCCCACTCTTGCCACCGCTCTCACCCACTCCGCCACCGAGCGCGTCCAGCGCTACGAGCAGGCCGTCGCCGTCGGCCGTGAGGCCACCGAGCCCACCGGGCCGGCCGCCATCGTGGTCCCGCTGCTCGCGGGTCCCGACAGCGAGCTCATCCGGCGGATACGACAGGCCGTGATGGACAGCGGCACGCAGGTGGAGCTGACCGACGTGCTCGGCCCGCACCCGCTGCTCGCCGAGGCCCTGCACGTACGGCTCTCGGAGGCGGGGCTGGCCCGCGCCGACCGCGCCAGGCTGTTCACCGTCGCCACCGCCGCCGACGGCATCGTGCTGGCCACGGTGGGCGGCGAGGAGGCCGTGCAGGCCGCCGGAATCACCGGCATGCTGCTGGCCGCCCGGCTGGCGGTGCCGGTGATGGCCGCCGCGCTGGACGTGGAGGGTTCCGTCGCCTCGATCGCGCAGCAGCTCCAGGGCTCCGGCTCGGCGCAGCTCGCGCTGGCGCCGTACCTGGTGGGCCCGGAGGTCGACCCCGGTCTGCTGGACGCCGCCGCCAAGGAGGCGGGCTGCGCGACCGCCGAGCCGCTGGGCGCCTATCCCGCGATCGGCAAGCTCGTGCTGTCCCTCTACGCCACGGCGCTGGGCATCAGCCCCGCCACCCCCCAGGGCGCCCAGGCGCACTGA